A section of the Festucalex cinctus isolate MCC-2025b chromosome 7, RoL_Fcin_1.0, whole genome shotgun sequence genome encodes:
- the ebag9 gene encoding receptor-binding cancer antigen expressed on SiSo cells has protein sequence MAITQFRLFKICTCLASLLSFFKRLICRSGRGRKLSGDQITLPTTVDFSSSLPKQPEVEEWSSWDEEAPTSIKIEGGNGNVPPQPTEIEEPDYFKDMAPTIRKTQKIVLKKREPLNYLVPDGSAGFSSRLAVSQDMMTFCPPSAELGEMDNWQGDTNAWEEESDATWEAEEVLRQQKLAEREKRSMEQQRKKMEKEAQRMMKKEQKMAVKLS, from the exons ATGGCCATCACACAGTTCCGTCTGTTTAAGATCTGCACATGCCTGGCCAGTTTGCTCTCTTTCTTTAAGAGATTGATATGCAG GAGTGGAAGGGGCCGAAAACTCAGTGGGGATCAAATAACTCTCCCGACGACGGTGGATTTCTCATCATCCCTACCAAAACAG CCAGAAGTTGAAGAATGGAGTTCATGGGATGAAGAAGCTCCAACAAGTATTAAGATTGAAGGTGGTAATGGAAACGTTCCACCTCAACCCACTGAGATTGAGGAGCCCGACTACTTCAAAGACATGGCGCCAACCATCAGGAAAACACAGAAG ATAGTGCTAAAGAAAAGGGAACCGTTGAACTACCTGGTGCCTGATGGCTCAGCGGGTTTCTCAAGCAGACTGGCTGTCTCTCAGGATATGATGACCTTCTGTCCACCTTCA GCAGAGCTTGGCGAAATGGACAACTGGCAGGGGGACACTAACGCCTGGGAGGAGGAGTCTGACGCTACCTGGGAAGCAGAAGAGGTGCTCAG ACAACAGAAACTGGCTGAGAGAGAAAAGCGGTCCATGGAGCAGCAGAGGAAGAAGATGGAGAAAGAGGCACAGAGGATGATGAAGAAAGAGCAAAAGATGGCTGTTAAGCTTTCGTAA